DNA from Diabrotica virgifera virgifera chromosome 10, PGI_DIABVI_V3a:
CGTATGGATAAGACCTTTCGAAATGTATTGTGTGTTCTCAGGCACCCTTTATAATGAAAGGTATCAACGtttattttgttattataaaGTAACAGACCTATCATACTAACGTTATACATCAAAAGTAACTTTCACCCCTTTTGgattgtttttgttttatcagTAGCTTGTGAACGCTGCCTTGTGAATGAGACTGGGATTTTCTACTATATAGTTGTGGGTAATGATTTACCTCTTTAACAGATGAAACAGACGAGCCACTCTACTCGGCTACTAAgtggatccacaaagtggctTAAACAGGCGACTTTGTAGCCCCGatgattttgtaatggacgcCACTGTTAGagccactttgtggatccacagagtagctcTGCAGAGTGGTTCGTCTGTTTCTGCGTTTAATCTCCTTATTTTATATCTTAGGAAAACTAAATTTTCGTATTTATCTATTGTTATTTCTCTTAgaatattattaatttatattaCTAATGTTAGTCGTGGAAGAGACATTTTGGTTTATTTTGGAAATTCAGTCATTGTTTAGTAAATTAAAgttaatacagtagaaccccgataatccgaaccccgctaatccgaaccaacagaaagagaaaaaaattgaaaaattcacGACAAAAACTTGAAAACATGTTTATcatacagagtaaaaccagaaaattgaacaatgtaggattaataggactttgacatttaaaatttcttcaAAACGAATATGTACTTTATACGTAGTACTTATAAAGGTTACATATTATAAACGTACGTCGGTTCCCTTGCAGTCAACTTAAGTCCAAAAATATTATCCACGCTCTTGCGAGATCGTTTTGCGACAACGAAAGCtttgaatttattatttattactagtTATGCTtggttaggctaactttcggataatccgaacttttcggaatccgaacagggtgtccccccaattagttcggatttgcggggttctactgtatattgtGTTAGGTTAGTTGAAAGCAATGTATGTCTCGAAAACTGAACATTTGCTGTTTTTTGTTTCGTAGTTTATCAACTATGCCCTCTTTTGAATATTCAATCTACCTACCGTTCAAGTAATAACTTAAAAGTGCGTCAAGTACTTTTTATGTTCCGAAATTTAAACAATCCCACTGATTGCCTTATAGTTTAAGTTAATCTTACATACTAAACTGTTGAAAAATGTTTCCTATGAATTAGTTTTGTATATATGCCATTCTTGAATAATTCTTCATACTTACTGTGTCAAGTAGATTTTTCCAAACCAAATTCACACATTAGTTGTTTCTCGAATGTCGTACAATAAGAGTTTTCTTTGACACATGTATAATAATCTTGGAATATTGCTCGTCTCGATGTACATTTGCGTGTTTTGAAGCTGCTTGCAAGCCATGTGGACCTAAAGCACGCCAGTATCTCCTACGCCGCTTGAAAACAAGTCAGGCGGTTTGGCAGTCTGTGATGGACAATCATTCAGTTTACGTTGACCGCGCGATCGATTTCAACGTAGATACAGAGCTGTTTATTTCTGGCGTGTATTGACGCAAAGAAACCGCTCAAAGGTTTGTTGACGGGAAACTTAGCTTGAAAACAAGCAGCTTGATCGTAGTCTGCACGCAACTTGAAAACACGCAAGTGCCTAGGGTCATGCAAACCTAACGATACCTGTGAAATTTAAGTTCAGAATGGTTTTTATATTATGATTCTCAAGTAGAACACCAGTGTCAGTAAATAATGATTGAATATCCAACCATGTCAATATACATCAGTGTCAATGTAAAATGTATGTGGCTGCTAGATGTCATAAAATTATATATCTGTTAATGTCATTGTTTTCTACCAGTTTCTGTTGTGTTTGTGTTCCAGCTGTAGCTGGAATTATATAGAACTTTTGAAAATTTATCTTTAGATTACCTTTAGTATTACGTAAGGATAACTGTGTTTTCGATTAATcacaaatacattttttaagcAGGACTGTATTTTTTCCATTTAATCCTTTCTTCTAAAAATATATCGTGAAGTTTTTACGTTTACTACTCTCCgacagatatatatatatatatatatatatatatatatatatatatatatatatatatatatatatatatatatatatatatatatatatatatatatatatatatatactcgaAGAAGAACggcatggcttaaaaacctgagaatggtataacagatcctctgcatcccttttccgagctgccgttaacaaaattgctatagccaatttgatagccaacgttcgataatcgagcacagcacttgaagaagaagaagacatataTAGGAATAGACATGAGCTGCGCACAAATCGAAGAAGATATGGAGAATTCATTCGGGGCTTAAATTACAGGGTTGCCACGGTTCTTACCAATATTGACTGATCtcttttgaaattttgtttgcATGAATCATTGTTATAAGGCTCATATCACACCAAGCGAGGTCAATAGAGTCCAGCCATGTCAGGTCAAGTCCAATCAAGTCAGTCATTAACTTTTACACTGAATGCGTCTTATGGAGTCGATAAGTGTATACACATATGGTTAAAAATGGATGTAGTTGTTTAACCTTTCCCAGCCGATGGTCTTAGAGCCCCCGCaaactgcagactttttatcggccgatagtttagtcgggttgggctGTTAGTGCGCATACCGAGCCAACTAAACAGCCGGGTTGGTGAAGGGGGCGCAGACTAGCAACAACTGTCAACCAACTATTCTCGAACGATTAGTACTAAAGTTCGTATTTGACTGTTAAAGTGAGTGGTTGCATAATGAAAAAATTGTCCAGAAATGTGATTATTGCTCTCATACAACGGATGAGGAAAACCAAGAAACGACTCCGAGAGTATTGGGTGCATCAAATTCTCAGTAATACATTATTGAGTGGGAAATTTTACACGTTGCATACTAAATTACTTGATTacccaaaaaagttttttgaacgatttttttgtttgtaaGATTTTTGGTAACCGTAATTAAACTTTTGtacaaaaattttggttttagttCCTGTACCAACCGCCTTAtacattaaaatgtatttttttaattttctcgaAAAAGTGGTTTTTTTACTTAGACCACTTTAGTTCCAGGCTAGCCATATATTAACTCTTTCTTGAAACTATTGACAGGTTGATTGTAAGTTATAACTTTAGCAtatagtttataaataaaaaaatattaattgcaAGTTTATTTATTCTATTTTACATGTTTGTCGCATATATTatctaaaaacatatttttatgtaGAACAAGATTGGGGAATTTCCAATTGAACCTTCTTGTCTTCTTGTTTGTGACTGAAGTCAGGGCTTCCTCCATTATCGATTTGCTTCTTCCACAATTTGGATACAAGGGTATTTTTGATACAATGAGCAGGTACTTTCTTGGTAATGTAACCTTGAGCTTGACAGCGGCTCTTGCAAGTGGGTACAACTTTGGTAGTGAAGCAAATATCTCCATCTTGTTCTACATATCTGGTTCGATGTTGGGTGCAGTCGTTTTCCGTTGAGTCTTCTTCGTCTTTCCTGTCCTTGGTATCTGCCTGTCTAATTACATTAATGTAGAGTGGCATATCTCTATCTACACATTCATCGGATTTTTTGGAGAATTGTTGTCTCACTTGTTGTCCTTCTTGTCCTTCAACTTCGTAGCTTTGTACGAACTTTTTGGGGTTGCGGGCATAACAGTTTTGGGGTGTTAAGGAATCCTCGTTTTGTTGGTCATTAAATTGACCACAGATACCTCTTGTGGCACCTCTAAGTACATCAGTCGTTCCTTCAAGTTTGACGCGAACTCCATCATAAATCAAGTCGAACCTATCTTGTACTGTAACCTTGACTTCTCCATTAGAAAGAGCGAATACTTGAATAAGACCATCACCAACATCTTGACTTTCAGCTGGACTGAGTTCTACTGGTTTTTCATTGATAGTTACACTTCCCTTAGCTTGTGTTCTCTGTTGTTCATCAGGTTTCAAAGTAATTTCGACAATTTCAAAGTCCGTTTCTGGTCTGCTAACAAGTATTTTAACATCTTTGCCCTTTGACGATTCTTTGCTATCACGAACCAAAACCACCATGTTGTGGCGCTGAGATTTTAATTGTTTTTCGACGGAGAAAACTTCTTGACGTTCATTGGACCGACGAGGAACCAATTGTGCTACTAAGGTCCATTGTTTTGAGATGGCTGCACCGTAAGTCCAGTTGCTGAAGGTGGTAACTTGTGTTTGGTCGATGACACATACAgctaaaaataatgtttattattaatatttaaaacattaagttttaaatgtatgaagaaattaatAATGCTAATATATTCTACCCTGCGCGTCAGGGAAAAGAGGCCACCCAAAAATGGATCAttttagatgtctcgaatttcctaaacctgctgttcgatttaagtgattttttaatatgttatagccttattctttaaggggaacggagcaaaatgcaaaattttgacgcatgtcaaaattttcaatgtgatTTAAATGtaggtattaatttttttcgaatcctgagaaaactaataaatatttttaaaaaatttaaacgcagaatgaaagattacattattgacgagggccgaaagtccctgaaaacttctataatgtttatgttaataatggtaggggagcaaagtattctaaatttgcagtcactcgagcgttatggggacctactAGGTTGtaattattaggtcctaaaaccaaaaaaagctaagtaaaattttccattttaatggggacttttcattttttaatttaatttttcatttccaacaatcgttttttccgattataacgccatctatccataattcgaaaaaatatctcgaataaaagttgcttatttttacgtcaagaatccaaatctgcataAAAATTTgcgggtcccatttaagattttaaagtaacccccacccacCTCCGTGAAGGGGCCTTTTTGGtaccatttgatagatttttcaaacacattttgaaagtgtattttacagtttttcaatctgattttcattttgcgaaatatcgcgggctttgtatttaaaattttaaatttaccccctacccctctccgtggagggtcatgtttagtaccattcgatagatttttgaaaaatattgaagacgtactttttagtttttctatctgacgttcgtttcgcgaaatattcgctttttttgtgaaactttttgtctcacctatttccttacgccccgctcaaatcgtcagactTTTCAAATATACACTcttctgcatgtacttaatttaccttatcttaatctgacaatttcgagtatttttaaggatagattttttttcgggcccgccttaacgaacttccctgtgttaagagtcaatatatggtacaggtacatctgcagggtgccaggtttctccccatatgataatctgatgcgctcgagtaactgcaaaaatcaccgcttgggctcccctatcataagttacaggggtgaaaataaaacagaaaatttagtgtgatttttaactgcaaatatttcattaaaaagaaactttttatttattccaaggcacttttggccctcggtaataaagtagtttttcattctgcgtttagatttttcaaaaatacttattagttttctcaggattcgaaaaaaaatgaatacatttaaaacacattgaaaatgttgacatgcgtcaaaattggCTAAGAAAGAACAGCTTATAACGGAGACATGGAAAATCGTTATACGTTAAGGTTCGTCCTGTTTCTTTTTCTCGTGATGTATGGGACATGTATGTTGGAAAGTGATATCGCACTTTCTGTCAAATTTCACGTTCCACGTTACATTTAACGTAAAATGTCACATTCTATGCCACATTTTAAAATGAATGTTATATTTTTAGAGTCTTAAGCTACATAATATCAGCATCTAGACAGCGTTAAATCAACACCAACTCTGAATCAAGTTAGTATAGAAATTGGGAATTTAACTTAAATGTGACGTAGAACGTAATATTTAACAGGCCCCTTCCATTGACACCTCGTACGTCACGATTTAATGAGTCGTTCAGGCATTATGTCGACTTAGCTCAAAATGGAATTTTTTGACGTTTTCCATTCAGAACTAATAGATATGGGACTTTTTCTCCAGCTAGGCTGTTATCTCATATCGGTTTCTCGTAATTCAAAGATGTGTTCACATTAATTTTGTCACAATGACGTATCAAATgcttaaaataataatttaaaggtTTATACTTACGATTAATGGTATCAATGTCCAAAGCCTTGGCCATCAAGCGTCTGGAAAGTGAGTATGATGGGTGAGGTATCAACACCTTAGCGTATTCACTGAGCTCAATGTCTCTGAAAGTAGTTTCATCTTTGCGAGTGTAGACAGAGACGTTGAATGATTCTAAATCTTCGTTTACGCGAGTTTCTACTTTGAGGTGACCCTTAGGTTGGGATTGTTGACGGTTGATTTCAATACTTGGGTAATATTTGAATTTGTAATGATCGAACAAAATCTCAACAGCATCTGCAAGAGCAGGATCAATATTTTCATGTTTCAGATCCATGTCAATTTTGTCTAAGAAATGAGCAGAGACAGTCATGTTGACACAAGCTGGTGACTGGTTGTTTCCTACTCTCATGTTACGTTGACACTGGGCGTACATTGGCTGTTCTTTCAAATATTCCTTACGTTTGTCGCTTCTAGATGCTCTAATATTTGCTTTGATGTAAGCACTTTCCTTGTTTGGTGAATTAAATGTCACTTCTACTTCGGATTGCGCTCTAGGTTCAATTCTAAAAGCATCTTGCATATTCAAGGAATTTGTGTTGCTAACCTGGTTGACTGCTTCCAATGTTACCTCAGTTGGTGTTCCATTTTCACTGTCGGATCTATAGTAGGCATATACGCGAGATTTTGGATCTACGTTACTGGTTGCGATGGCTCCAGCAACAACGTATTTGACTTGTCTTTCACCTTGGAATGTAACTGAAGCATCAACCACTTGAGCCTGAACGTTCTTAATATCAGAAGCGGCTCCCTTTAAGAAATGTTCTCTTCTTTCAGATGATTTGGAAGCTTCAGCTATTTGTTCCCAACTGAGAGGTTGGTTTTCGCCTCTTTTACTGTAAGTTTCATCGTATCCTAACTTAACTTGGATTTTCTTTACAGAAGATTCATCAGGTAAGAATGTAATATTAAGTTGACTGTATTGTACGTCATTGTCATTCCATAAGTTCTTAACACCATCTAAAACTCCTGCCATGCCCTTATTGGTGAAGAATTTCATATCAGACATTTTGAGAGTATTCTTATCGTGTACCATTTGGACGTGGAAGGCTAAACCAGGTTCTTTCTTGCCAACAACAGTGTCAACGAAGCGAAGGTTATCTGGTTTGATATATTGGCTATGCTTTTGAGCAACTAGTGGTCTGAAATCCATAATGTCTCGTCTGGAAGTGAAAGGCCAGGTACTGTAGTGGACCAAAGGAGCATTCCTGTGGATTTCTTTAGGTTCAATGTTGAGTTTCATCTCGTTTTCTTTTAGATTAAGTTCAAAAGTACCATGGACGGGTACATGCACTTGCAACATTTTATCGATTCCTGAGAAGTACTGCTGACCGTCAAAAGATGTTAAAAACGAAATATGGCCTTGGACTTTTCTACCAATAGTAACGCTGAGTTCGGATTTGATTTTAATAGAGTCGGGTGTTTGGATCCTTCCATTTTGTGACATTTGTGGCTGAGCAGCAGCTCTTATCTTACCAGCTACTCTAAAGAACATTGGAGCATCATAGTTGAATACGAAAGGTAGACCCATTTCAGTTGGAATGGCTATAATAACGTCGTCGCCGTTTATCATTTTGACGTAATTTATTTCTCGTTCAGTGTTCAGTGCTTTTTCCAAACGTTCAATAGCTGCAAAAATTATAAATTGTTAGTATTGGTAGATCGATAATTAAAAGAGTCAGAAATGAACATAATGAAACGAAATGAAAATGAACAGCAACTTAAATGAGAAGATAAAAAAATAGTAGTGATTTGTAAAAAGAA
Protein-coding regions in this window:
- the LOC114329557 gene encoding vitellogenin: MWSPLVFCLLVGLISASSSPAWKDKKEYVYKVSGRTLASLDLANEFSGILMKASLKIQPRPDGKLQCQLVNPRYAQIHSELSEGPMTYIPSAEVSWKPLDMSKKPFQVEIQRGAITDVLVDKDLRNWEANMIKGIMSQFQMNLNQVPTSKSDDRPDSAMFRIMEETVSGNTETLYEINPMPEHLMVNSDLVPDFQEVKEDGNEFLEVLKHKNYTNSAELPSFVYGLGNIDDEIPAANTMGKFFTRSTMSRAIVSGNLRKFTIQNSFTLNEISVNPTLSDQQQGSVFSSLNVTLERITQQGQIMEDLTRAVRLGGLVYAYAKKPFSRSVETEIVEKPSAIRQWLSMPSMPKFHLMRFGSSASFDAEEFNFEDNQQEAPQINKAAENPFLPYTIGNRGKSVKLEADVPSAIVNLAKEISTDLQDPTKSLQENTLAKFINMIKLTRILDEEELRKVSKGLSPDRQNPSQRAAWEIFRDALAESGSQPALLILESWIESKIIARQEAAHVIASFANSVQHPTTHFMKVFFELIKKPIVTSQWPLNETAMHSFAELARQVYVDDGYYQTNFPTKSFKNLRDKEGSKFVKQVVVPYFRQALDKAIAQNEPNKVHAYIRTLGYIGVPEILQAFEPYLEGKKQASQFQRALMIASMDKLVKTYPEIARVVLFRVYQNAAEIQAVRTAAVFQLMRAQPTREMLQLMAAYTKVDTQEQVNAAVKSSIQNAAALKTGEFVDLQKAAEMAEPLLTEKSYGVHQAGNYIKNYFADQLGVNYKQTAQMYGNSERFYPRGMKIALRSDKNGIRDQRINIHALLSSSEQLYKVLAELGQGYQQEKDRQNQRSDKQQQNPLSSQSIARLLDMKAQAREQLEGSVFLMDINFPYKMFSFSNLTVQQLPAAIERLEKALNTEREINYVKMINGDDVIIAIPTEMGLPFVFNYDAPMFFRVAGKIRAAAQPQMSQNGRIQTPDSIKIKSELSVTIGRKVQGHISFLTSFDGQQYFSGIDKMLQVHVPVHGTFELNLKENEMKLNIEPKEIHRNAPLVHYSTWPFTSRRDIMDFRPLVAQKHSQYIKPDNLRFVDTVVGKKEPGLAFHVQMVHDKNTLKMSDMKFFTNKGMAGVLDGVKNLWNDNDVQYSQLNITFLPDESSVKKIQVKLGYDETYSKRGENQPLSWEQIAEASKSSERREHFLKGAASDIKNVQAQVVDASVTFQGERQVKYVVAGAIATSNVDPKSRVYAYYRSDSENGTPTEVTLEAVNQVSNTNSLNMQDAFRIEPRAQSEVEVTFNSPNKESAYIKANIRASRSDKRKEYLKEQPMYAQCQRNMRVGNNQSPACVNMTVSAHFLDKIDMDLKHENIDPALADAVEILFDHYKFKYYPSIEINRQQSQPKGHLKVETRVNEDLESFNVSVYTRKDETTFRDIELSEYAKVLIPHPSYSLSRRLMAKALDIDTINPVCVIDQTQVTTFSNWTYGAAISKQWTLVAQLVPRRSNERQEVFSVEKQLKSQRHNMVVLVRDSKESSKGKDVKILVSRPETDFEIVEITLKPDEQQRTQAKGSVTINEKPVELSPAESQDVGDGLIQVFALSNGEVKVTVQDRFDLIYDGVRVKLEGTTDVLRGATRGICGQFNDQQNEDSLTPQNCYARNPKKFVQSYEVEGQEGQQVRQQFSKKSDECVDRDMPLYINVIRQADTKDRKDEEDSTENDCTQHRTRYVEQDGDICFTTKVVPTCKSRCQAQGYITKKVPAHCIKNTLVSKLWKKQIDNGGSPDFSHKQEDKKVQLEIPQSCST